A region of Photobacterium sanguinicancri DNA encodes the following proteins:
- a CDS encoding YjiH family protein, whose translation MQEQTINLKNPTTANWLMFLIPSLLGVFLFMAPINYQDSITIPIAVLAKSVQALFEGMLTTVVTVSITATALATIATKIVKPRAILDNNFLSGLLNPSLAWFVVQQLGAIFVVMTYFEVGPAMIYDGATGGLVLHDLLPVLFSVFIFAGLLLPLLLNFGLLEFFGALFAKVMRPIFGLPGRSAVNCIASWLGDGSVGVLMTSKQYEDKIYTEREAAVIGTTFTAVSITFSLVVIAQVNLEHLFAPFYLTVCLAGFAAAVIVPRLPPLSWKRNQYIDGSTDLVDHEAIPEGSTAIRFGLEQGLLKASQVTSMRKVVIDGIKNAMDMVFGVLPVVMAIGTVALVIAENTPVFNYLGMPFIPLLELLHIPEAAAASKTIVVGFADMFLPSILAASIESDLTRFVIAAMSVTQLIYMSEIGALLIGSKIPVKPWELFVIFILRTLVTLPVIALMAHIIF comes from the coding sequence ATGCAAGAACAGACAATCAATCTAAAGAACCCCACCACAGCAAACTGGCTGATGTTCCTGATCCCTTCTCTACTGGGGGTTTTCTTGTTTATGGCGCCCATCAATTACCAAGACAGCATCACCATTCCTATTGCAGTGCTTGCTAAGTCGGTACAAGCCCTGTTTGAAGGCATGTTAACCACAGTTGTGACTGTATCAATCACAGCAACCGCACTCGCGACCATCGCAACAAAAATCGTTAAACCACGCGCTATTTTAGACAACAATTTTTTGAGTGGTTTATTGAACCCTTCCCTTGCGTGGTTTGTGGTACAGCAGCTTGGCGCTATTTTTGTGGTCATGACTTACTTTGAAGTCGGCCCAGCCATGATTTATGACGGCGCGACAGGCGGCTTGGTCTTACATGATCTACTACCTGTACTATTCTCTGTCTTTATCTTTGCAGGCCTGCTGCTACCACTGCTGCTAAATTTTGGCTTACTGGAGTTCTTTGGCGCTTTGTTCGCAAAAGTGATGCGCCCGATCTTTGGTCTACCAGGTCGTTCAGCGGTTAACTGCATTGCATCATGGCTTGGCGACGGCAGCGTTGGCGTACTAATGACCAGCAAGCAGTACGAAGATAAAATTTACACCGAACGCGAAGCCGCCGTTATCGGTACCACCTTCACCGCTGTTTCTATTACTTTCAGTTTGGTTGTGATTGCCCAAGTAAACCTTGAGCACCTGTTTGCCCCGTTCTACCTCACTGTATGTTTGGCCGGTTTTGCCGCTGCTGTTATCGTGCCGCGTTTACCGCCGCTTTCTTGGAAAAGAAACCAATACATCGATGGCTCAACCGATCTTGTCGACCACGAAGCCATTCCAGAAGGCAGCACGGCGATCCGCTTTGGCTTAGAACAAGGCTTACTGAAAGCCAGCCAAGTGACGAGCATGCGTAAAGTGGTTATTGATGGTATTAAAAATGCCATGGACATGGTCTTTGGAGTGCTACCCGTTGTCATGGCGATTGGTACAGTTGCCCTTGTTATTGCAGAGAATACTCCAGTATTTAACTATCTAGGTATGCCATTTATTCCGCTACTGGAGCTGCTACATATTCCAGAAGCCGCTGCAGCATCGAAAACCATTGTCGTCGGCTTTGCTGACATGTTCTTGCCTTCAATTTTGGCAGCCAGCATTGAGAGTGACTTAACCCGCTTTGTGATTGCAGCAATGTCGGTTACTCAGCTGATTTACATGTCTGAAATTGGTGCGCTACTGATTGGCAGTAAAATCCCAGTGAAACCATGGGAGCTATTTGTGATTTTCATTTTACGTACCCTAGTAACCTTGCCGGTTATCGCTTTGATGGCACACATCATTTTCTAA
- a CDS encoding conjugal transfer protein TraF, which yields MNINRSGISLMVAAALPLVSFSSAAYTGMDARGGAMGGTGVASASYLTAAFYNPAMATNYKSNDDFGMLLPSINVSAHDADDMMTKLDDFQNLNDRLENDPSVRGEWEDALRALDNGQIAAETKVGMVVSIPNRFVSASLFAKASVAAFAVTEVADSDFDKDSNPNDLDSMATGLAGGTVDLGVTLAKSFELSAYGKRFSVGVSPKFQTLVALNMMESVSTFDFEIDDPEQSSAFNMDLGVSYQPVENVTIGFSAMNLISQELETNKIIGDAGESYSATFMVEPQYKLGAAYANGWFTVAADVDLNKQQSFKQFDYSTQFAKLGVELDAWQWAQLRAGYSHSMTDHAESLMTAGIGFTPFGAFGFDLAGQFGQDNNYGVSAQLVFTL from the coding sequence ATGAATATTAATCGTAGTGGTATCTCATTAATGGTTGCGGCAGCTTTGCCGTTGGTATCTTTTTCGTCTGCAGCTTACACAGGTATGGATGCACGTGGCGGAGCTATGGGTGGTACGGGTGTTGCGTCTGCCAGTTATTTAACTGCTGCGTTTTACAACCCAGCGATGGCAACAAATTATAAAAGCAATGATGACTTTGGTATGTTGCTACCAAGCATCAATGTCAGCGCACATGATGCTGATGACATGATGACCAAACTAGATGATTTCCAAAACTTGAATGATCGTTTGGAAAACGATCCAAGTGTACGTGGTGAGTGGGAAGATGCGTTGCGTGCATTGGATAACGGCCAAATAGCAGCAGAAACCAAAGTCGGTATGGTGGTTTCTATCCCTAACCGCTTTGTGAGTGCTAGCCTATTTGCGAAAGCAAGTGTTGCGGCGTTTGCGGTTACCGAGGTGGCTGATAGTGACTTTGATAAAGATTCTAATCCAAATGACCTAGATTCGATGGCAACAGGTCTTGCGGGTGGTACGGTTGATTTGGGTGTGACACTAGCGAAATCTTTTGAGCTTAGTGCTTACGGTAAACGTTTCTCTGTGGGGGTATCGCCTAAATTCCAAACGCTGGTTGCGCTAAACATGATGGAAAGCGTGAGTACCTTTGATTTTGAGATTGATGATCCAGAGCAAAGCTCGGCATTCAATATGGATTTGGGTGTGTCTTACCAGCCAGTTGAAAATGTGACGATTGGTTTTTCTGCGATGAACCTTATCTCGCAAGAGCTAGAAACCAATAAAATCATCGGTGATGCTGGCGAAAGCTACAGCGCGACCTTCATGGTTGAGCCACAGTACAAGCTAGGTGCCGCTTATGCCAATGGTTGGTTTACTGTGGCGGCAGATGTTGATCTAAATAAACAACAATCCTTTAAGCAGTTTGATTACAGCACACAGTTTGCAAAGCTGGGTGTTGAGCTAGATGCATGGCAATGGGCGCAGTTGCGTGCAGGTTACAGCCACAGCATGACAGATCACGCTGAGAGCTTAATGACGGCTGGTATTGGTTTCACACCGTTTGGCGCATTTGGTTTCGACCTAGCGGGTCAGTTCGGTCAAGACAATAACTACGGTGTATCTGCGCAGTTAGTGTTTACACTATAA
- the gorA gene encoding glutathione-disulfide reductase, translated as MAKHFDYICIGGGSGGIASANRASMYGAKVAIVEAKALGGTCVNVGCVPKKVMWHGAQIAEAMHLYAKDYGFDVDVKGFNWGKLVESREAYIGRIHQAYDNVLGNNKVEVINGFATFIDAKTIEVNGEHYTADHILIAVGGEPTIPNIPGADHGIDSNGFFELTEQPKRTAVIGAGYIAVEIAGVLSALGTDTHLFVRKESPLRSFDPLIVETLVEVMDAEGPTLHTHSIPKEVVKEADGTFTMHFENGESHNTDLIIWAIGRHPTTDKINLAATGVETNDRGYIKVDEYQQTNVAGIYCVGDIMEGGIELTPVAVKAGRQLSERLFNGKTNAKMDYKLVPTVVFSHPPIGTIGLTEPEAIAQYGEDNVKVYKSGFTAMYTAVTAHRQPCKMKLVCAGPEETVVGLHGIGFTVDEMIQGFGVAIKMGATKADFDSVVAIHPTGSEEFVTMR; from the coding sequence ATGGCGAAGCATTTTGATTATATTTGTATCGGCGGTGGTAGCGGCGGTATTGCCTCAGCAAACCGAGCTTCAATGTACGGCGCAAAAGTCGCGATTGTAGAAGCAAAAGCCCTTGGCGGTACTTGTGTAAATGTAGGTTGTGTACCTAAAAAAGTAATGTGGCACGGCGCACAGATTGCTGAAGCAATGCACCTTTACGCGAAAGACTACGGCTTTGATGTCGATGTTAAAGGATTCAACTGGGGCAAACTGGTTGAAAGTCGCGAAGCCTACATTGGTCGCATTCACCAAGCGTACGACAATGTCCTTGGCAATAATAAAGTCGAAGTGATCAACGGTTTTGCGACCTTCATTGATGCAAAAACCATTGAAGTTAACGGCGAGCATTACACTGCCGATCATATTCTGATTGCGGTAGGCGGTGAACCAACCATTCCAAACATTCCTGGTGCCGACCACGGTATCGATTCAAACGGTTTCTTTGAGCTAACCGAGCAACCAAAACGTACAGCCGTTATTGGTGCTGGCTACATTGCAGTAGAAATTGCAGGCGTACTGAGCGCACTAGGCACAGATACTCACCTGTTCGTACGTAAAGAATCGCCACTGCGTAGCTTCGATCCACTGATCGTAGAAACTCTGGTTGAAGTGATGGATGCAGAAGGCCCAACCTTGCACACCCACTCAATTCCCAAAGAAGTGGTTAAAGAAGCAGATGGCACCTTCACCATGCACTTTGAAAATGGTGAATCACACAACACAGATTTAATCATCTGGGCGATTGGTCGTCACCCAACCACAGACAAGATCAACCTTGCGGCAACTGGTGTTGAAACCAACGACCGTGGCTACATCAAAGTAGATGAATACCAACAAACCAATGTAGCTGGCATTTACTGTGTGGGCGATATCATGGAAGGCGGTATCGAGCTAACACCTGTCGCGGTTAAAGCGGGTCGTCAGTTATCTGAGCGTCTATTCAACGGTAAAACCAACGCGAAGATGGACTACAAGCTAGTCCCAACCGTGGTATTTAGCCACCCGCCAATTGGTACTATCGGTCTGACTGAACCAGAAGCGATTGCACAATACGGCGAAGACAATGTGAAAGTGTACAAATCAGGCTTCACCGCGATGTACACTGCCGTTACTGCGCACCGTCAGCCTTGTAAGATGAAGCTAGTGTGTGCAGGCCCAGAAGAAACTGTCGTGGGTCTTCACGGTATCGGCTTTACCGTTGATGAAATGATCCAAGGCTTTGGCGTTGCCATCAAAATGGGCGCTACCAAAGCAGACTTCGATTCAGTGGTGGCAATTCACCCAACAGGCTCGGAAGAGTTCGTGACTATGCGCTAG
- a CDS encoding 23S rRNA (adenine(2030)-N(6))-methyltransferase RlmJ, translating into MLSYRHSFHAGNHADVVKHIVQSLILDSLKQKDKPFVYHDTHSGVGRYDLQDERSEKTGEFLQGIARIWSRDDIPAEIAPYIDAIKMLNDSEELRYYPGSPKVASAQIRGQDRMVLTELHPTDFPLLLQEFRGDRQVKIYKEDGFTRLKGSLPPKERRGVVLIDPPYELKREYMDVVKAIRESHKRWATGTYAIWYPVVYRENIDKMIKGLEDTGIRKILKIELGVEPDTEERGMTASGMIVINPPWKLESQMKAILPWLQHAISPVTGFNTVEWIVPE; encoded by the coding sequence ATGCTGAGTTATCGTCATAGCTTCCACGCAGGCAACCATGCCGATGTGGTAAAACACATTGTTCAAAGCCTGATTTTGGATTCGCTCAAGCAAAAAGATAAACCATTCGTTTACCACGATACCCACTCAGGGGTTGGCCGTTACGATTTACAAGATGAGCGTAGCGAAAAAACGGGGGAATTCCTTCAAGGGATCGCACGTATTTGGTCGCGAGACGACATTCCAGCTGAGATTGCACCGTACATTGATGCGATCAAAATGCTAAACGACAGTGAAGAGCTGCGTTACTACCCGGGTTCACCTAAGGTGGCGAGCGCACAGATCCGCGGTCAAGACCGTATGGTATTAACCGAGCTGCATCCAACAGACTTCCCGCTTTTACTGCAAGAATTCCGTGGCGATCGCCAAGTGAAGATCTATAAAGAAGATGGATTTACACGCTTAAAAGGCAGCCTGCCACCCAAAGAGCGTCGTGGTGTGGTGTTGATTGACCCTCCATACGAGCTAAAACGCGAATACATGGATGTGGTAAAAGCCATCCGTGAAAGCCACAAGCGTTGGGCTACCGGCACTTATGCTATTTGGTACCCTGTGGTTTACCGCGAAAACATCGATAAAATGATCAAAGGCTTAGAAGATACAGGTATCCGTAAGATCCTAAAAATCGAACTCGGCGTAGAGCCTGATACTGAAGAACGTGGTATGACCGCCTCAGGCATGATTGTAATTAACCCACCGTGGAAACTTGAAAGCCAAATGAAGGCGATTCTACCGTGGCTACAACACGCTATTTCACCGGTAACGGGTTTCAATACTGTTGAGTGGATTGTGCCGGAATAA
- the prlC gene encoding oligopeptidase A encodes MSNPLLTMTDLPPFSLIKAEHIQPAVEQAIADCRAKVEEVLANDAPPSWDSICEPLAETDDRLSQIWSPVSHLNGVKNSAELREAYEGCLPMLSDYGTWVGQHKGLYEAYKAIKASDDFADMNQAQQKSITDALKDFELSGIGLPADEQHRYGEISKRLSELASTFSNNVLDATMGWSKQVTDEAELTGLPDSALQAAQAAAQAKELDGYLFTLEIPSYLPMMTYCDNSALRQEMYEAFVTRASDRGPNAGTWDNSEIIAEKLKLSHELARLLGFSTYSEKSLATKMAESPAQVLGFLNDLATRAKPQGEREVAELRAFAKEEFGADDLQPWDFAFYSEKLKQHRYSISDEQLRPYFPEKTAVAGLFEVLKRVFGMDVKQRDGVDVWDDAVTFYDIFDSKGELRGSFYLDLYAREHKRGGAWMDECMVRRTRIDGSLQTPVAYLTCNFNKPIGDKPALFTHDEVVTLFHETGHGIHHMLTQIDAPAVSGINGVPWDAVELPSQFLENWCWEEEALAFISGHFETGEALPKEMLDKMLAAKNFQSAMGILRQLEFGLFDFSLYTQYDPEIGAQVLETLADIKSRVSVVQGPEWGRFPHSFSHIFAGGYSAGYYSYLWAELLSADAFSRFEEEGIFNPQTGADFLDCILERGGSEEPMTLFKRFRGREPQLDAMLRHCSITG; translated from the coding sequence ATGTCAAACCCACTATTGACCATGACGGATCTGCCTCCGTTTTCTCTCATTAAAGCTGAGCACATTCAACCTGCTGTTGAACAAGCGATTGCTGACTGTCGTGCCAAGGTAGAAGAGGTATTGGCAAACGATGCGCCGCCAAGCTGGGATTCTATTTGTGAACCACTGGCGGAAACAGATGATCGATTAAGCCAAATTTGGTCGCCTGTTTCTCATTTAAACGGTGTGAAAAACAGCGCTGAATTGCGTGAGGCTTACGAAGGTTGTTTACCTATGCTGTCTGATTACGGCACGTGGGTTGGTCAACATAAAGGCTTGTACGAAGCGTACAAAGCGATTAAAGCGAGTGATGATTTTGCTGACATGAACCAAGCACAGCAAAAATCGATCACCGATGCGTTAAAAGACTTTGAATTGTCAGGTATTGGTTTACCTGCTGATGAGCAACACCGCTATGGTGAAATCAGCAAGCGCCTATCAGAGTTAGCCTCAACCTTCAGTAATAATGTGTTAGATGCCACCATGGGGTGGAGTAAGCAGGTAACAGATGAAGCTGAACTCACGGGTTTACCTGACTCAGCACTGCAAGCAGCTCAAGCCGCTGCGCAAGCGAAAGAATTAGACGGTTACTTGTTTACGCTGGAAATTCCTTCTTACTTACCGATGATGACCTACTGTGACAACAGTGCCTTACGCCAAGAAATGTACGAGGCGTTTGTGACCCGTGCGTCAGATCGAGGCCCGAATGCAGGAACATGGGATAACAGTGAGATCATTGCTGAGAAGCTGAAACTAAGCCATGAATTAGCACGCTTATTAGGTTTTAGCACTTACAGTGAAAAATCGCTGGCGACAAAAATGGCGGAGTCTCCAGCACAAGTGTTGGGCTTTTTGAACGATCTCGCTACCCGCGCCAAGCCACAAGGTGAGCGTGAAGTGGCTGAGTTACGCGCGTTTGCCAAAGAAGAGTTTGGTGCAGATGATCTGCAACCATGGGACTTCGCGTTTTACAGTGAAAAACTAAAACAGCATCGCTACAGCATTTCTGATGAACAGCTACGCCCGTACTTCCCTGAGAAAACCGCAGTTGCGGGTTTGTTTGAAGTACTGAAACGTGTCTTCGGCATGGATGTGAAACAGCGTGATGGTGTTGATGTCTGGGATGATGCCGTTACTTTCTACGACATCTTTGACAGCAAAGGTGAACTGCGTGGTAGCTTCTACCTCGATTTATATGCTCGTGAGCACAAACGTGGCGGAGCATGGATGGATGAATGCATGGTGCGTCGCACTCGCATTGATGGCTCGTTGCAGACGCCGGTTGCTTACCTAACCTGTAACTTCAACAAGCCGATTGGTGATAAGCCTGCCTTATTTACCCATGATGAAGTCGTGACACTATTCCATGAAACGGGTCATGGTATTCACCACATGCTGACCCAAATTGATGCGCCTGCAGTATCGGGTATCAACGGTGTCCCTTGGGATGCAGTAGAGCTGCCAAGCCAATTTTTAGAAAACTGGTGTTGGGAGGAAGAAGCACTGGCGTTTATTTCGGGTCACTTTGAGACAGGCGAAGCCCTGCCAAAAGAAATGCTCGATAAAATGCTAGCGGCTAAAAACTTCCAATCAGCGATGGGTATTTTACGTCAGCTTGAGTTTGGTCTGTTCGATTTTAGCCTGTACACCCAATACGACCCAGAGATTGGTGCGCAAGTGCTGGAAACCCTAGCTGACATTAAATCACGTGTGTCTGTTGTACAGGGCCCCGAGTGGGGACGTTTCCCACATAGCTTCAGCCATATCTTTGCGGGTGGTTATAGCGCAGGTTACTACAGCTACTTGTGGGCCGAACTATTGTCTGCTGATGCATTCTCTCGCTTCGAAGAAGAAGGGATCTTTAACCCACAAACGGGTGCTGATTTCTTGGATTGCATTTTAGAGCGTGGTGGTAGTGAAGAGCCGATGACCTTGTTCAAACGCTTCCGTGGCCGTGAGCCACAGCTTGATGCGATGCTGCGTCATTGTAGTATTACTGGCTAA
- the gppA gene encoding guanosine-5'-triphosphate,3'-diphosphate diphosphatase yields the protein MERSSVSPLYAAIDLGSNSFHMWIVREVAGSVKTLAKIKRKVRLAAGLNHDNILSDEAMQRGWECLSLFAERLQDIPAERIRIVGTAALRTAENADTFLAKAKTILGHPVDIIPGEEEARIIYQGVAHTSGGSDKRLVVDIGGASTEVIIGSAFDASALTSLKIGCVTWLERYFKDRALSAANFDAAITAAKAAIDPILAQYKQLGWDTCVGASGTVQALQEIMLAQGMDEVITLQKLKRMQRQAMQYERLEDLDIEGLTLERALVFPSGLSILIALFESLNIETMTLAGGALREGMVYEMMSQMRHHDVRERTLNSVQRRFQLDAIHADNVANTAMTLLTSCQDEWQLEQQAPCLLHASSTLHEIGASIEFKKSGEHAAYLVNHIDLPGFTRAQKHLIAELLRRHREALTSLPEQHALSASSATRILRLLRLAVILCHRRDHQHQPIVTLTATDNNLTLSLPNAWLVSNPLTNAELQQEANRQTDLGWPLHIVAMDDEA from the coding sequence ATGGAAAGAAGCTCAGTATCACCTTTGTACGCAGCAATTGATTTAGGCTCCAACAGCTTTCACATGTGGATTGTCCGCGAAGTTGCTGGCAGTGTTAAAACACTCGCAAAAATAAAGCGCAAAGTGCGTTTGGCCGCAGGGTTAAACCACGACAATATCCTCAGCGATGAAGCCATGCAGCGTGGCTGGGAATGTCTAAGCCTATTTGCTGAACGTCTTCAAGACATTCCCGCAGAGCGCATTCGTATTGTGGGTACCGCCGCGCTTCGTACAGCGGAAAATGCTGATACTTTTCTTGCCAAAGCAAAAACGATTCTCGGTCACCCGGTTGATATTATTCCGGGTGAAGAAGAGGCGCGTATCATCTACCAAGGTGTCGCGCATACTTCAGGTGGCAGTGACAAACGCTTAGTGGTCGATATTGGCGGAGCCAGTACCGAGGTCATCATTGGTTCTGCATTTGATGCCAGTGCCCTCACTAGCCTAAAAATTGGCTGTGTCACCTGGCTTGAACGTTACTTCAAAGACCGCGCACTCAGTGCCGCTAACTTTGACGCCGCTATCACCGCAGCTAAAGCGGCCATTGATCCGATCTTAGCGCAGTACAAACAGCTAGGCTGGGATACCTGCGTGGGTGCCAGTGGCACGGTACAAGCCTTACAAGAAATCATGCTGGCACAAGGCATGGATGAAGTTATTACGCTGCAGAAATTGAAACGCATGCAGCGTCAGGCGATGCAATATGAACGCTTGGAAGATTTAGACATTGAAGGGTTAACCTTAGAACGAGCATTGGTGTTCCCGAGTGGTTTATCGATTCTTATCGCCCTGTTTGAATCGCTCAATATCGAGACCATGACGCTTGCCGGTGGTGCACTGCGTGAAGGTATGGTTTACGAAATGATGAGCCAAATGCGTCATCATGATGTTCGTGAACGCACCCTCAACAGTGTTCAACGACGCTTTCAGCTTGATGCAATTCACGCCGATAATGTGGCGAATACCGCAATGACCCTGCTCACTAGTTGCCAAGATGAATGGCAACTTGAACAGCAAGCCCCTTGCCTGCTTCATGCCAGCAGTACCTTGCATGAAATTGGCGCGAGTATTGAGTTCAAAAAAAGCGGCGAGCATGCGGCATACCTGGTCAACCATATCGATCTGCCCGGCTTTACCCGTGCGCAGAAACACCTGATTGCCGAGTTACTTCGTCGTCACCGTGAAGCGCTCACCAGCTTGCCAGAACAGCATGCTTTATCTGCATCAAGTGCAACCCGTATTCTACGCTTACTGCGATTAGCCGTGATACTTTGTCATCGTCGCGACCACCAGCATCAACCGATTGTGACGCTAACAGCAACAGACAATAATCTCACGCTATCGTTACCCAACGCATGGCTTGTCAGCAATCCGCTGACCAATGCAGAACTTCAGCAAGAAGCGAACCGCCAAACCGATTTGGGTTGGCCGTTGCACATCGTCGCCATGGATGACGAGGCCTAA
- the rhlB gene encoding ATP-dependent RNA helicase RhlB — protein sequence MKTTHITEQKFADLGLEPTVVAGLDSKGFYNCTPIQALALPVVLSGQDIAGQAQTGTGKTLAFLTATFNHLLLNPASAERKQNHPRAIIMAPTRELAIQIYNDAKPLLESTGLTAGLAYGGEAYEKQQKTLENGVDILVGTCGRIIDFYKQRVIDLRSIQVVVLDEADRMFDLGFIKDIRFLFRRMPAPEARLNMLFSATLSYRVKELAFEHMNSPESVVVEPEQKTGHRIQEELFYPSNQEKMRLLQTLIEEEWPDRAIIFANTKHRCEDLWAHLAADDHRVGLLTGDVPQKKRMRILEQFTQGEIDILVATDVAARGLHIPQVTHVFNYDLPDDAEDYVHRIGRTGRAGASGHSISFACEGYAINLPAIETYIEHSIPVSKYDSEALMTELPAALPVQRTPRQNGNRRNNSRQGQGQGQSRQRRRPQTQK from the coding sequence ATGAAGACGACTCATATCACAGAGCAAAAATTTGCCGACCTTGGTCTAGAACCAACGGTTGTAGCAGGTTTGGACAGCAAGGGTTTCTACAATTGTACCCCGATCCAAGCCTTGGCATTGCCGGTAGTGCTCTCCGGCCAAGATATTGCAGGACAGGCTCAAACAGGTACGGGTAAAACCCTTGCCTTCCTGACTGCTACTTTTAATCACCTACTACTTAACCCTGCATCAGCAGAGCGTAAGCAGAACCACCCACGCGCGATTATCATGGCTCCAACGCGTGAGTTGGCGATTCAAATTTATAACGATGCTAAACCGTTATTAGAAAGCACGGGTCTAACCGCAGGCTTAGCTTACGGTGGTGAAGCGTACGAAAAACAACAGAAAACACTCGAAAATGGTGTTGATATTCTGGTGGGTACGTGTGGCCGTATTATCGATTTCTACAAGCAACGTGTTATCGATCTACGCAGTATCCAAGTGGTTGTACTTGATGAAGCCGATCGCATGTTCGATTTGGGTTTCATTAAAGATATCCGTTTCTTGTTCCGTCGCATGCCGGCACCGGAAGCACGTCTTAACATGCTGTTCTCTGCAACGCTGTCTTACCGCGTAAAAGAACTCGCTTTTGAACACATGAACAGCCCAGAAAGCGTTGTGGTTGAGCCTGAACAAAAAACAGGTCACCGCATTCAAGAAGAGCTTTTCTATCCTTCAAATCAAGAAAAAATGCGCTTACTGCAAACCTTGATTGAAGAAGAGTGGCCAGATCGCGCAATCATTTTTGCCAATACTAAACACCGTTGTGAAGATCTTTGGGCGCATCTAGCAGCCGATGACCACCGTGTTGGTTTGCTAACAGGTGATGTTCCGCAGAAGAAACGCATGCGTATTCTTGAGCAATTCACCCAAGGCGAAATTGATATTCTTGTCGCAACAGACGTTGCTGCACGTGGTCTACACATTCCACAGGTAACTCACGTATTTAACTACGACCTACCTGATGATGCTGAAGATTACGTTCACCGTATTGGTCGTACTGGCCGTGCAGGTGCAAGTGGTCACTCGATCAGTTTTGCTTGTGAAGGTTACGCAATTAACCTACCAGCAATTGAAACTTACATTGAGCACTCAATCCCAGTTTCTAAGTACGACAGCGAAGCGCTAATGACAGAATTGCCAGCGGCACTGCCTGTACAACGCACTCCACGCCAAAATGGTAACCGTCGTAACAATTCGCGTCAGGGACAAGGTCAGGGACAATCTCGTCAGCGTCGTCGTCCGCAAACGCAGAAATAA
- the trxA gene encoding thioredoxin TrxA: MSDKIVQLSDTSFESDVINAAGPVLVDFWAEWCGPCKMIAPILDEIADEYEGKLTIGKLNIDQNAATPPKFGIRGIPTLLLFKDGSVAATKVGALSKSQLKEFLDANV; encoded by the coding sequence ATGAGCGACAAGATTGTGCAGCTAAGCGATACAAGCTTTGAAAGTGATGTAATTAACGCTGCAGGACCTGTACTAGTCGATTTTTGGGCTGAATGGTGTGGTCCATGTAAAATGATTGCCCCAATTCTTGACGAAATTGCTGACGAGTACGAAGGCAAACTGACGATTGGTAAGCTAAACATTGACCAAAATGCAGCAACACCTCCTAAGTTTGGTATTCGCGGCATTCCAACATTATTGCTATTTAAAGATGGCAGCGTAGCGGCGACCAAAGTGGGCGCGCTATCAAAATCTCAACTTAAAGAGTTCCTAGACGCGAACGTTTAA